In Plodia interpunctella isolate USDA-ARS_2022_Savannah chromosome 1, ilPloInte3.2, whole genome shotgun sequence, one DNA window encodes the following:
- the Wdr82 gene encoding WD repeat-containing protein 82 gives MMKLVDQVVRSFKVAKVFRENTDKINSIDFSPSGDTLISCSEDDQIVIYDCDKGTQIITVNSKKYGVDLIHFTHAKNTAIHSSTKVDDTIRYLSLHDNKYIRYFPGHTKKVVTLCLSPVVDTFLSGSLDKTLRLWDLRSPNCQGLMHLSGRPVAAYDPEGLIFAAGVNSESIKLYDLRSFDKGPFVTFKLNQEKECDWTGLKFSRDGKTMLISTNGSIIRLVDAYHGTPLQTFTGHLNNKGIPIEASFSPDSQYIFSGSTDGRVHVWNADTGYKVCVLNGDHPAPIQCVQFNPKYMMLASACTNMAFWLPTIDDV, from the coding sequence ATGATGAAATTAGTTGATCAAGTTGTTCGCAGCTTTAAGGTTGCCAAGGTATTTCGGGAAAACACCGACAAAATAAACAGCATAGATTTTTCACCCAGTGGCGACACATTGATTTCGTGTAGTGAAGATGATCAAATTGTTATATACGATTGTGACAAAGGAACTCAAATCATAACTGTTAACAGTAAAAAGTATGGAGTAGacttaatacattttacgCATGCTAAAAATACGGCTATTCACAGTTCTACCAAAGTGGACGACACAATACGGTATTTGTCACTACATGACAACAAATATATCAGATATTTTCCAGGACATACAAAAAAAGTTGTAACGCTTTGTCTTTCACCTGTAGTGGACACATTTTTGTCTGGATCACTGGATAAAACACTACGTTTATGGGACCTTCGTTCACCTAATTGTCAAGGGCTTATGCATTTATCTGGAAGACCAGTAGCTGCTTATGATCCTGAAGGTCTTATATTTGCTGCGGGTGTCAATTCTGAAAGTATCAAACTTTATGATTTGAGATCATTTGACAAAGGCCCATTTGTAACATTCAAATTGAATCAAGAAAAAGAATGTGACTGGACTGGTTTGAAATTTTCTCGAGATGGTAAAACCATGCTAATAAGTACAAATGGATCCATTATTCGTTTAGTCGATGCATATCATGGAACCCCACTACAGACATTTACTGGTCATTTGAATAACAAAGGAATACCAATAGAAGCCTCATTTAGTCCAGATTCACAATATATATTCAGTGGTTCTACTGATGGAAGAGTACATGTTTGGAATGCTGATACAGGTTACAAAGTTTGTGTATTAAATGGAGATCACCCAGCTCCTATACAGTGTGTTCAATTCAATCCTAAATACATGATGTTGGCTTCTGCATGCACTAACATGGCATTCTGGTTGCCCACTATAGATGAtgtctaa